A DNA window from Anastrepha obliqua isolate idAnaObli1 chromosome 5, idAnaObli1_1.0, whole genome shotgun sequence contains the following coding sequences:
- the LOC129249049 gene encoding dTTP/UTP pyrophosphatase, which translates to MLASVKHLLEQKRIILASSSPRRQELIKSIGLSIELCPSSFEENLDYRDFKEFSQFVEATAAGKAEEVYQRLHAADPSDDLLVIGADTMVTLGKEVYGKPKDAADAVRMLTNLSGKCNRTHTGIALRHSKGVRHFTETTDVYFGELTQAQILDYVDSREPLDKAGAYGIQGIGGSLIERIDGDYYCVMGLPLHRLCKEICALLEESNGLDNGCTAEKKARK; encoded by the exons atgttgGCATCAGTTAAACATTTACTGGAACAAAAACGTATAATATTGGCAAGTAGTTCCCCGCGCCGCCAGGAACTTATCAAATCTATA GGACTTTCAATAGAATTGTGCCCATCTAGTTTCGAAGAAAATCTAGACTACCGTGATTTTAAGGAGTTTTCGCAGTTTGTAGAGGCCACAGCGGCTGGTAAGGCTGAGGAGGTCTATCAACGCTTGCATGCCGCTGATCCATCGGACGATTTGTTGGTTATTGGCGCTGACACTATGGTCACATTGGGAAAAGAAGTTTATGGGAAGCCAAAAGATGCTGCCGATGCCGTACGTATGCTGACCAA TCTCTCTGGCAAATGCAATCGCACTCATACAGGAATCGCGCTGCGACACAGTAAAGGGGTGCGCCACTTTACTGAAACTACTGACGTATACTTCGGTGAATTGACTCAGGCACAAATACTCGATTATGTGGATAGCCGAGAGCCACT cgaCAAAGCGGGCGCCTATGGTATACAAGGAATTGGTGGCTCGCTAATTGAAAGAATAGATGGAGATTACTATTGCGTAATGGGTTTGCCACTGCACCGTCTGTGTAAAGAGATATGTGCTTTGCTGGAAGAGTCAAATGGCCTGGATAACGGTTGTACCGCCGAAAAGAAAGCAAGAAAATAG